A region of the Rhizobium sp. NLR16a genome:
GATGCACGCCGCTCACCCCTTGCGTGTTCTGCGCCGTCAGCGCGGTCAGCACCGCCATGCCGTAGACGCCGCGGGCGGAAAAGGCCTTGAGATCGGCCTGGATGCCGGCACCGCCCGAGGGATCGGAGCCGGCGATGGAGAGAACGTTGCGGATCATGGGCGGACCTTTCGGATTTCTGCGGCGATGCGGCGCGTGGCCGCCTCGGGGTCCGGCGTGCCGGCGATGGCTGAGACGACGGCAAGCCCATTGGCGCCTGCGGCAAATACCTCGGCCACGTGGTTCGCCTTGAGGCCGCCGATGGCGACTGACGGCACCGGCGAAGCCTTCACCAGCCTTGCCAGACCGTCAAAGCCGATCGGCTGCTTGTGGTCGGCCTTGGTCGGCGTCGCAAAGACCGGTCCGACGCCGGCATAATCGACGAGACCAGGATCGACGGCCGTGGCAAGCGGCGCTGTCTCGACCGAGAGGCCGAGGATCATGTCGGGACCGATCATCGTCCGTGCCGTGCGCGCGTCCATGTCCTCCTGGCCGATATGCAGGCCGTCGGCACTTATGGCGATCGCCGCCTCGACATCGTCGTTGACGATGAGCAGGGCGCCGGTTCCCGCAAGCGCTTGTTTCAAGGCTCGGCCGGTCTCGATCATTCTGGTCGTGCCCGCATGTTTGTCGCGCAGTTGCACCATCGTGGCGCCGCCGGCAACGGCAAGGCGCGCGGTCTCGACCATGCCGATCCCGGCGCAGAGTTCGGGGTCGAGGACGAGATAGAGCGAAAGGTCGAAAACCTTCATACGGCCGAAATCCTTGCCCGGGCATCGAGCGTTTCGGCGTCCAGGGCTGACAGCGCATCGAGGAAACGCCAAGCGAAGGAGCCGGGGCCGGCCGCCCCGAGGGCGGCATCCTCGCCCGCGACGGAGAAGGTCGCAAGGGCCGCAACTGTCGCCCCGAACGTATCCTCAGGGGCGGTCGCGGCAAAGGCGCCGATCAGGCAGGTGAGCGAGCAGCCGAGTGCGGTGACCTGCGGCATCAGGACCGATCCGCCTTTGATGCGCACGGCTCTTTCACCATCGGTGACGAAATCGGCCGCACCGGTGACGGCGACCACCGCCCGCTGCCGCTCGGCGAGCCGCCGCGCCGAGCCTTCCGCCTGCTCGACCGGGTCGCGGCTGTCGACGCCCTGGCCGCGGCTCTCTCCGCCGGCAAGGGCGATGATCTCGGAAGCATTGCCGCGGATGATCGTCGGCTTCAGCGCCAGGAGATCGGCGACCGCTCCGCGGCGGAAGGCCGTCGCGTAATGCGCGACCGGATCGAGGACCCATGGTTTGCCGGCTGCGTTGGCGGCCCTCGCCGCCGTCTGCATGCCTTCGATCCATTG
Encoded here:
- the thiE gene encoding thiamine phosphate synthase; this translates as MKVFDLSLYLVLDPELCAGIGMVETARLAVAGGATMVQLRDKHAGTTRMIETGRALKQALAGTGALLIVNDDVEAAIAISADGLHIGQEDMDARTARTMIGPDMILGLSVETAPLATAVDPGLVDYAGVGPVFATPTKADHKQPIGFDGLARLVKASPVPSVAIGGLKANHVAEVFAAGANGLAVVSAIAGTPDPEAATRRIAAEIRKVRP
- the thiM gene encoding hydroxyethylthiazole kinase, which translates into the protein MQNKITSGAMLKAMREKPPLVQCITNYVAMNIAANVLLASGASPAMVHAAEEAGEFAGIANALTINIGTLSTQWIEGMQTAARAANAAGKPWVLDPVAHYATAFRRGAVADLLALKPTIIRGNASEIIALAGGESRGQGVDSRDPVEQAEGSARRLAERQRAVVAVTGAADFVTDGERAVRIKGGSVLMPQVTALGCSLTCLIGAFAATAPEDTFGATVAALATFSVAGEDAALGAAGPGSFAWRFLDALSALDAETLDARARISAV